A genomic stretch from Cardiocondyla obscurior isolate alpha-2009 linkage group LG10, Cobs3.1, whole genome shotgun sequence includes:
- the Fstl5 gene encoding follistatin-like 5 → MRLKHCFVALHLLLLSIASTYIAPALGSDILRYKRSRHRYFTVDNNGVSPDTGNPSSTTAISTDDGSGNSENRRVHKNSDPCLVKYCGAGRECQVAAVGGEIVAACVCVRRCARRHRPVCASDGRVYVNHCEMHRSACDAGTPLTTRRLSRCLGNGNYSAQARKDFFAYHTSRGKNIAKYARSKNKIKHRSSGKSIPRKNGHGIEECSAQEYEIMKDNLLLYSHARLMAEDNHSKEYLVSIMFSHYDRNNDGNLEREELVQIAKEENTEELSAGCNLSHMISYDDADGDGKLNVNEFYMAFSKLYSVSVVSLDKSLEVNHISARVGDNVEIKCDVTGTPPPPLVWRRYGTDVETLSEPEIRVLSDGSLYLTNVQLEYAGNYTCHALRNQDVVQTHMLTIYTVPEVRVTPEFQSKRPKGTAKMKCHVIGEPLPRVRWLKNDKPLELYEDQPNKYEVIGNGTKLLIRKVDYADTGAYMCEATSAGGLTKDISSLVIQEQPTPIATDEERRFLSFHEWGILVYEPSTCHALHEIHSTDIIPGTQEYVCGPKGVPCSWGRAINVADRYVYVSQPEKNRVLVISEVQMMIIDVVTTDKNPVDLWYVQNLDYVWVLNWRSEVDVGIKTVQVIKEAAQRKKHHTTRPEPIDAQFDLVRGLHIPQQRDTKHVFKYGYVTHTNQHGMYKLDLVNMRYTRTVNLANYNCVPASMEFSDLYGFVILECEEPITGQPTGQVLLDYLTDSVLAHKPSILGKPAISPDSRYLVTLDKQNTGVTLVVQEILPSGLKFAFDVKTTLNISDIAFYPSQTTHSYDIYASSTDKEDILFLDLTTGKVEMITGVGKATPPHLTKWGNPNRPIIQSGIFGRYMVSPSNQALFILNGETRTVNCEIGGLIHPGAIVWFTVSLR, encoded by the exons ACAGCGATCCGTGCCTGGTGAAGTATTGCGGCGCGGGAAGAGAGTGCCAGGTCGCCGCGGTCGGCGGGGAGATCGTCGCCGCGTGCGTCTGCGTTCGCAGATGCGCGCGGAGGCATCGACCGGTCTGTGCGAGCGACGGCAGGGTGTACGTCAATCACTGCGAGATGCACCGCTCGGCCTGCGACGCCGGCACGCCGTTAACCACGCGAAGGCTCTCGAGATGCCTCGGCAATG GTAATTACAGCGCGCAGGCACGGAAAGATTTCTTCGCCTACCACACCTCCAGAGGCAAGAATATCGCTAAGTACGCCAGGTccaagaataaaataaagcatcGCTCCTCGGGCAAATCGATCCCGCGAAAGAACGGCCACGGTATTGAGGAGTGTTCGGCGCAGGAATACGAGATTATGAAG GATAACCTACTCCTGTACAGCCATGCCAGATTAATGGCCGAGGATAATCATAGCAAGGAATACTTGGTCAGCATCATGTTTTCTCACTACGATAGGAACAACGATGGTAATTTGGAGCGGGAGGAGCTCGTGCAG ATCGCCAAGGAGGAAAACACGGAGGAGCTATCCGCGGGATGCAACCTGAGCCACATGATCAGCTACGACGACGCCGACGGTGATGGGAAATTGAATGTTAACGAGTTCTATATGGCCTTCAGCAAGCTTTACA GTGTATCGGTGGTATCGCTGGACAAATCCCTCGAAGTGAATCACATATCCGCGCGGGTCGGGGACAACGTTGAGATTAAGTGCGACGTCACCGGAACACCACCCCCGCCTTTGGTCTGGCGCCGTTACGGCACGGACGTGGAGACCCTCAGCGAGCCGGAG atacgcGTTCTCAGCGACGGCAGCCTCTATCTGACAAATGTGCAGTTGGAATATGCTGGTAATTACACGTGTCACGCCCTCAGGAACCAAGACGTGGTGCAAACTCACATGCTCACCATATACA CTGTACCCGAAGTCAGGGTGACACCAGAATTTCAATCTAAGCGGCCGAAGGGAACGGCAAAGATGAAGTGCCATGTGATAGGTGAGCCTCTACCGCGTGTGCGATGGCTGAAGAACGATAAACCTTTGGAGCTTTACGAGGATCAGCCCAACAAATACGAAGTGATCGGGAATGGTACCAAATTGCTAATTAGGAAGGTTGATTATGCCGACACTGGGGCTTACATGTGTGAAGCGACCAGCGCCGGCGGGCTAACGAAAGACATTAGCAGTTTAGTGATTCAGGAACAGCCTACACCGA TTGCAACGGATGAGGAGCGGAGATTTTTGTCCTTTCACGAATGGGGCATTTTGGTATATGAACCATCCACATGTCACGCGTTGCACGAAATTCATTCTACAGACATTATACCTGGTACTCAG gaGTACGTCTGCGGGCCTAAAGGTGTTCCTTGTTCTTGGGGACGTGCTATAAACGTTGCTGACAGATATGTATACGTCAGTCAGCCCGAAAAGAACCGTGTTCTTGTAATTAGCGAAGTGCAAATGATGATAATCGAT gTAGTGACTACAGACAAAAACCCGGTAGATCTGTGGTACGTACAGAATCTCGACTACGTCTGGGTATTAAATTGGAGAAGCGAAGTGGACGTCGGCATTAAAACCGTGCAAGTAATTAAAGAAGCTGCCCAACGAAAAAAACACCATACCACACGACCGGAGCCAATCGACGCGCAGTTTGATCTCGTAAGAGGCTTGCACATTCCGCAACAACGA GACACAAAACACGTATTCAAGTACGGTTACGTAACCCACACAAACCAGCATGGAATGTACAAGCTCGACTTGGTCAATATGAGGTACACTCGTACCGTAAATTTGGCCAATTACAACTGCGTGCCAGCGAGCATGGAATTCTCTGatcttt ATGGTTTTGTGATCCTGGAATGCGAAGAGCCGATCACCGGTCAACCGACCGGTCAAGTACTGCTCGATTATCTTACTGATAGCGTTCTCGCTCATAAACCCAGCATCCTGGGGAAGCCTGCAATTTCCCCCGATTCCAGATATCTTGTCACTCTTGACAAACAGAACACCGGCGTCACTCTCGTGGTGCAGGAAAtattac CGAGCGGATTAAAATTCGCTTTTGATGTGAAAACGACTTTAAATATTAGCGATATCGCCTTTTATCCATCGCAAACGACACACAGTTATGATATATACGCTTCATCGACAGACAAAGAAGATATCCTTTTTCTAGATTTGACTACTG GCAAAGTAGAAATGATAACAGGCGTAGGAAAAGCAACACCACCACATCTCACGAAATGGGGTAACCCAAATAGGCCGATAATACAAAGCGGTATATTTGGTCGATATATGGTAAGCCCCTCTAACCAAGCGCTTTTTATTCTCAATGGCGAGACCCGTACAGTAAATTGCGAGATTGGTGGCCTTATACATCCCGGCGCGATTGTTTGGTTCACTGTTTCATTGCGTTAA